One Triticum dicoccoides isolate Atlit2015 ecotype Zavitan chromosome 5B, WEW_v2.0, whole genome shotgun sequence genomic window carries:
- the LOC119305122 gene encoding uncharacterized protein LOC119305122 yields MRKKKIPVPDAARLVSAWALFTACVFLASFALACYHVPWDLCVQSTDITGMVYCAATQAAVAALALLLPGRHLYVRTVLADLALVLTIVVHIVLMMAAETDHTVKIYWTIVFMAGDSASFLAVFLGGEED; encoded by the exons ATGCGCAAGAAGAAGATCCCGGTCCCGGATGCTGCCCGGCTGGTCAGCGCTTGGGCGCTCTTCACCGCTTGCGTCTTCCTCGCCTCCTTCGCCCTCGCCTGCTACCACGTCCCCTGGGACCTG TGCGTCCAGTCGACGGACATTACCGGGATGGTGTACTGCGCTGCGACTCAGGCGGCCGTGGCGGCGCTGGCGCTGCTGCTACCAGGCCGCCACCTCTACGTCCGCACTGTCCTCGCGGACCTCGCGCTCGTGCTCACCATCGTCGTCCACATTGTCCTTATGATGGCTGCCGAGACCGACCACACCGTCAAGATCTACTGGACCATCGTCTTCATGGCGGGCGACTCTGCCAGCTTCCTGGCCGTCTTCTTGGGAGGTGAGGAGGATTGA